From the genome of Leptospira langatensis:
GTTTTTCTTACCTGGCGTGAGTGTATTTCAACGCCAAGGAGGAGCAACTTGTCTTATCCATTTCTTATCTTTCTAGTGCTCGCGCTCTGCGGGTATCTAACGTTTGCGATCGTTCGGCCGGAAAAATTTTAGGAGATCTGAATGAACGGAAACGATGCGATCTTCTTCTTTCTATATTTTGCGGCACTCTTCCTTCTCTCTCCCTGGCTTGGGATCTATATTGCAAGAGTCATGGACGGGGACCTTCCGAAAATATTCGGACCGATTGCCCACTTGGAAAGTCTCTTCTATCGAATTACCAAAACGAAAGAAGAGACTCCTTCCGGCTTCGGAAGATATGCCTGGGATATTCTTTCATTTACGATCCTTTGTCTATTCTTCGTAACGTTAGGGCTTCATTTCCAGGAATATATACCTGGAAATCCGGAATCCAAACCGGGAGTTCCTTGGGACCTTGCTTGGAATACCGCAGTCAGTTTTGTGACGAACACGAACTGGCAGGCGTATTCTGGAGAAGTTGCGCTCTCTTATACAAGCCAGATGCTTTTGCTCGGAGTGCAGAACTTTGTAAGCGCGGGCGTTGGGATTGCAGTTCTTGTCGCCTTAGTAAGAGGGATTGCTTCTAAGCCGAGCGGATCCGGAATTCTCGGGAATTTCTATCAGGATCTTACGAGAAGTATATTATATATTCTTTTACCGATCTCCCTTGTGGTTGCACTCGCCTTAGTCGCTCAAGGAGTCGTGATGGATTTTTCGCCTTACGTGAACTCCATTGGATTGGAGGGACAATCGGTTAAGATCCCTCTTGGACCGGCGGCTTCTCAGATCGCGATCAAACAATTGGGGACGAATGGGGGAGGATTCTTTGGAGTGAATTCCGCTCATCCGTTCGAGAATCCCACTTCTTTTTCCAGTTGGGTCCAATGCCTCTTGATCCTTTTGATCCCGGGAGCTCTTCCGTTTGCATACGGAAAATGGGTGGGTTCTTGGAAAGCAGGGCTTTCTATTTTTCTTGGAATGGCGATCCTATTCGCTATCAGTCTGGGAGTGGCTCTATATTCGGAACATATCTTTTCGGGAGCTTGGGAAGGAAAGGAAACTCGCTTTGGGATCTCGCAAAGCATTCTTTGGGGGACTGCTACTACAGCAGCGTCTAACGGATCAGTGAATGCGATGCATGATAGCTTTTCTCCCTTAGCGGGAGGTGTGGCGGTTTGGAATATACTTTTAGGGGAAGTTGTCTTTGGCGGAGTGGGAGTCGGTCTCGTGGGAATGCTGTTCTACGTCATTCTCACCGTATTCATTGCGGGCCTGATGGTAGGAAGAACTCCCGAATATTTCGGCAAGAAGATAGAATCCAGAGAAGTGAAGTTTGCACTACTTGGTGTCTTAGCACCTGGTTTGAGTATCTTGGTCTTCACTGCAATTGCACTCGTCTCCGATCTAGGATCGTCTTCGAGAGCGAACCAGGGGCCTCACGGTTTGACGGAGATCCTATACGCGTTTGCTTCTGCGGCGGGGAATAACGGGTCTGCATTTGCGGGTTTGAACGCGAATACTCCTTTCTATAACTCGGCTCTCTCTTTCTGTATGCTGCTTGGAAGATTTGCAGTCATCCTTCCTGCCCTTGGACTGGGCGCGGCCTTATTGGGTAAGAAGCAGGCTCCTAAAGGAGAAGGTACATTCTCTACAGAGAGTCCACTCTTCGTACTGCTGCTTCTTTCCATTATCATTTTAGTGGGAGCTCTCACATTTCTCCCTATGTTAGTGCTCGGACCGGGAGTGGAGCATATCCTTCTTCCCGCGGGAACTAAGTTTTAAGGTTTTATAATAGTATGAAAAACAAAAATACTTCTTTTTTCCAAGATCCGAAGTTGATCTTACGGGCCGTTTTGGATTCCTTCTTGAAATTGGATCCCAGGATCCAATGGAAGAATCCCGTCATGTTCCTGGTATATGTGGGAGCTATCCTTACTACAGTGGATCTTTTTTCGGAGAAGGGCAATTTCTATTTCGGAATGCAGATCTCTCTTTGGCTTTGGGCCACAGTTCTATTTGCGAATTTTGCGGAGGCATTGGCAGAAGGGCGAGGAAAGGCCAAGGCAGAATCCTTGAAGAAGACTAGAAAGGAATCCCAGGCACGAAAATTAAACGGCTCCTCAGAGATCAGTCTTCCTTCTTCCGAATTGAGAACGGGAGACAAGGTGATTTGCGAGGCAGGCGATCTGATCCCGGGAGACGGAGAAGTGATCCAAGGGATCGCCTCTGTGGATGAATCCGCGATCACCGGGGAATCCGCACCCGTGATCCGAGAATCCGGAGGAGACAGATCCGCAGTCACAGGAGGGACCAAGGTATTAAGCGATAAGATCATAGTGCAGATCACTACCGACCCGGGAAAGACCTTCTTGGATAAAATGATCTCTCTTGTCGAAGGAGCCTCTCGCCAAAAGACTCCGAATGAGATCGCTCTCTCTATATTATTATCCGCATTGTCCTTGGTATTTCTAGTGGCCATTACGGCTCTCGTTCCTGCAGTTTTCTATAGCCAAAAAGAGGGAGGAGGAAGCTTGGGTCTCGCCGGATCCTTTCCTGCGTTAGTCGGTCTATTAGTGTGTTTGATCCCTACTACCATCGGAGGACTTCTTTCTGCGATTGGGATCAGCGGAATGGATCGCTTGATGAGAAGGAATGTGATCGCTAAGTCGGGAAGGGCTATTGAGGCGGCCGGAGATATCGATGTGCTTCTTCTCGACAAAACAGGAACAATCACTCTCGGGAACAGAATGGCGACCAGATTCGTTCCTTCTCCAGGGATCAGCGAACGCACATTAGCTGATGCGGCTCAACTTTCTTCTCTCTCCGATGAAACTCCGGAAGGAAGATCGATTGTCGTCTTGGCAAAGGAGAAGTTCGGTTTAAGAGCAAGGAATCTTTCCGAGTTAGGAGGAAGGTTCGTCCCGTTTACCGCAAAGACGAAGATGAGCGGTGTTGATTTCGATCCTAGTCCGGACAGGAAGTCCAAGCCTGGAATTCGAAAGGGAGCCTCGGAATCCATTCGAAATTATATCGTTAGCTTGGGAGGAGAATTCCCTAGAGAAGTCACCGACATCGTGGATGAGATTGCAAGAGAAGGAGGAACACCTCTGGTTGTCTCCGAAGGAAGAGAGATCCTGGGAGTCGTACATCTGAAAGACATAGTGAAAGGGGGCATCCGAGAAAGGTTTGCAAGACTTAGGCAGATGGGAATTCGGACAGTGATGATCACAGGGGATAATCCATTGACTGCAGCGGCAATCGCAGCGGAAGCGGGAGTGGATGATTTTATCGCGGAAGCAACGCCTGAGACCAAACTCAAAAGGATCCGAGAAGAACAGGCGGGCGGTAAGTTAGTCGCAATGATCGGAGATGGAACGAATGATGCGCCTGCTTTGGCACAAGCGGATGTGGGAGTTGCCATGAATACTGGGACCCAAACCGCAAGGGAAGCGGGGAATATGATAGATCTGGATAGCAATCCTACGAAGCTCATCGAGATCGTAGAGATAGGAAAGCAACTATTGATGACAAGAGGATCTCTCACTACATTCAGTATTGCGAACGATGTTTCCAAATACTTTGTGATCCTGCCTGCTATGTTTGCGGGACTCTATCCCGTATTTGGGAAAGGAGCATTATCGATCCTGAATATTCTGGGATTTGAAAGTCCTGAATCTGCAGTATTGAGTGCGGTGATCTTTAACGCATTGATCCTGGTATTTCTTGTTCCTCTCGCTCTAAAGGGAGTGGAATACAAGCCCATTGGAGCGGACTCTGTGCTTGCAAGGAACGTATTCATATACGGGTTTGGAGGACTGATCCTACCATTCTTGGCGATCAAGCTGATAGACATGATCTTGAAATTTACAAAAGGAATCTTTGTATGATACGAGCATTGGCGCATTTTATACTTTGGAGTCTGGTCTGTGGGATCTTATATCCCGCCTTTGTGTTTGGGACCTCTAAACTTTTCTTTTCTAAGGAGGCTTCCGGTTCCATATTAAAAGAAGGGGATAGAGTAGTGGGGTCGGAACTACTGGCTCAGCAGTTTGCATCCCCCAAATACTTTCATGTAAGACCCTCCGCTTCGAATTACGATCCGTCGGCAGGGGGAGCTTCCAACCAGGGGCCTACGAGTTCTAACCTGCAAAAGAGTGTGGAAGAAAGAAGAAGCTATTGGATGGCAAGGGGCGGGGAAGGTCCGGTTCCTTCCGAATTATTGCATGCATCTGCAAGCGGTTTAGATCCTCACTTGAGTCCGGAGGCGATCCGATACCAGATCCCTTTGGTCGCGAAAGAAAGAGGATATTCTAAAGAAGAGTTGCAGGCCTTAGAGAATTTAGTTACGAATTCTATAGAAGGACCTCAATGGGGATTATTCGGATCCCCTAAGATCAATGTGCTGAAATTGAATATAAAGCTGAATACGATCAGATAAGGAAATATTATATAATAATGATGTGTTTTCAGTGAGTATACCTGAAGAAAATAGATTGGATCCGGATGAATTGCTTTCTAGGATCGGAGGGGAAGAGAAGCCACACCGAGGAAGACTGAAGATCTTCTTCGGAATGGCCGCAGGCGTAGGTAAGACGTTTGAAATGCTCAGAGATGCACAGAAGGCAAGGTCGGAAGGAGCTGATGTCTGGATCGGTTATTTAGAAACTCATAATAGAAAGGAGACGGAGGTCCAAGCGGAGGGACTTCCTAAAATTCCCCGCAAGAGAAGTAAGTATAAGGGCGTCGATCTGGAAGAGATGGATCTGGATTCCATCCTAGAAAAAAAACCGGATCTGGTACTTGTGGATGAGCTAGCTCATACAAATGTGCCAGGCTCTAGACATCCGAAGAGATACCAGGACGTTTTGGAGATCCTAGATCACGGGATCAACGTCTACTCCACGTTGAATGTGCAACATTTAGAGAGCCGTGCAAGCATTGTGGAAGAGATCTCCGGAGCTCCAGTCATGGAAAGAGTTCCCGATTCCATTTTAGAAGTTGCGGATGAGGTGGAGCTCATCGACTTAGTTCCTGAGGATCTGATCAAGCGATTGAAAGAAGGGAAGGTATATCCGGGCGAGAAGGTTCCCCAGGCTCTGAATTCCTTCTTTCGGGTCCCGAACCTGACCGCCCTGAGAGAATTATCCTTAAGTTATACATCAAAACTAGTAGATCGAGAGCTTTCTCGTTTGGAACCGACTAAGGATTCCAAACTTTCGGAAAAGATCTTAGTTGCGATCGGCCCGTCAGCGGGAGGTGCGGAATTAATACGTTATGCGAAACGAATTGCATTCGGTCTGAAATGTCCTTGGGTTACGGTCTATGTGGACGAAGGAAAGAATCTAAGCGAGGAAGATAAGAACACTCTTCGAGAAAATCTACAGTTTGCCAGAGAGTTGGGATCTGAGATCCTAAGCCTCTCCGAAAAGGATCCTGTGAGAGGGATACTTCGTGCGGTCCAAAGGACCAAGGCCACTCATGTGGTGGTAGGAAGAAGCGGGAAAACAAGGATCTCATGGCTTTTAGAAGGCGGATCTTTCGTAGATAGATTGAGCCGTGAATCGGGGGATTTTCAGGTCATTCTTGCTCCAACGGACGCTTCTAAGGATAAGGCGCCAAATCGTTTCAGTCCATTCTGGTGGGGGGCCCGTTCTAAGCCGGTACAATACTTTCTGTCTTTCTTGGCGCTCATGGGGGTTACCTCCTTTAATCTTTTGTTAAATACCTTCGCAGGATATTGGTCTATAGGCCTCATATATCTATTTTTTATAATGTTCGTTTCCCTATTTGCGGGAAGAGGGCCGGTCTTAGTCACCGCTGCCTTAAGTGCAGTCTTCTGGAATTTTCTTTTTATTCCCCCCAAGTTCACATTCTACATAGAAAAGATGGAAGACTGGATGATGTTCGGTACCTATTTTTTATTAGCGATCGTGCTCGGGGTATTGACCACGCGACTTAGGTCCAGAGAGGACGCTCTGCAAAGCGGAGAAGAGGCGCTTTCCGGACTATACAGGCTTTCAACATCTTTATCTAAGGCTCATTCGTTAGACGAAATTGTTTCCGTTGCTATGGAATCCATTCGAAGTACGTTTCATTCCCCCATTCTATTGGTATTGGCGGATAAGGAAGGAAGGCTTTCCAACACTCCGAACGCAAAAAGTGATTTTAGACCGGACATGAGAGAGTTCGCGCTCGCAAATTGGACCTTCCAAAATAGAAAACCTTCCGGAAAGTCTACGGATACAGTCCCTATGTCGAGAGGCTTATATCTTCCTCTATTATCTCCTGGAGGATGTTTCGGAGTACTCGGACTAGACCGGGAAGAAAAGCCTCCCTTGGAATTAGAAGAAGAGGCACTTCTATTTTCCATGCTTAGCCAACTATCTTTAGCATTGGAAAGGATACAGCTCTTAGGGATCCGTGCCACTGCAAAAATGGCCGAGGAGTCGGAGAGATTTTACTCTGCTTTATTCAATTCCGTTAGTCATGACTTTAGGACTCCGTTGACCGTTATTCGTGCTTCCTTGGATCTGCTGGAAGGAGCGGATCCTTCTCTTTCTACCAAGGATTCCAGTCTGGTCTCTGAGATCAGGACAGCGTATAAGAAATTGGACCGATTGGTATCGGATCTTTTGGACATGTCTCGCTTAGAGTCCGGAAAATTGCATTTGGATTTGCAATGGGAAGATCCTGCCGATCTCGTAAACGATGCAGTGAAATTGGCAGAAGATGAGAAGGAGGGACATTCCTTGGTGGCGATTGCCGA
Proteins encoded in this window:
- the kdpC gene encoding potassium-transporting ATPase subunit KdpC — its product is MIRALAHFILWSLVCGILYPAFVFGTSKLFFSKEASGSILKEGDRVVGSELLAQQFASPKYFHVRPSASNYDPSAGGASNQGPTSSNLQKSVEERRSYWMARGGEGPVPSELLHASASGLDPHLSPEAIRYQIPLVAKERGYSKEELQALENLVTNSIEGPQWGLFGSPKINVLKLNIKLNTIR
- a CDS encoding potassium-transporting ATPase subunit F, yielding MSYPFLIFLVLALCGYLTFAIVRPEKF
- the kdpA gene encoding potassium-transporting ATPase subunit KdpA, whose protein sequence is MNGNDAIFFFLYFAALFLLSPWLGIYIARVMDGDLPKIFGPIAHLESLFYRITKTKEETPSGFGRYAWDILSFTILCLFFVTLGLHFQEYIPGNPESKPGVPWDLAWNTAVSFVTNTNWQAYSGEVALSYTSQMLLLGVQNFVSAGVGIAVLVALVRGIASKPSGSGILGNFYQDLTRSILYILLPISLVVALALVAQGVVMDFSPYVNSIGLEGQSVKIPLGPAASQIAIKQLGTNGGGFFGVNSAHPFENPTSFSSWVQCLLILLIPGALPFAYGKWVGSWKAGLSIFLGMAILFAISLGVALYSEHIFSGAWEGKETRFGISQSILWGTATTAASNGSVNAMHDSFSPLAGGVAVWNILLGEVVFGGVGVGLVGMLFYVILTVFIAGLMVGRTPEYFGKKIESREVKFALLGVLAPGLSILVFTAIALVSDLGSSSRANQGPHGLTEILYAFASAAGNNGSAFAGLNANTPFYNSALSFCMLLGRFAVILPALGLGAALLGKKQAPKGEGTFSTESPLFVLLLLSIIILVGALTFLPMLVLGPGVEHILLPAGTKF
- a CDS encoding sensor histidine kinase; this translates as MSIPEENRLDPDELLSRIGGEEKPHRGRLKIFFGMAAGVGKTFEMLRDAQKARSEGADVWIGYLETHNRKETEVQAEGLPKIPRKRSKYKGVDLEEMDLDSILEKKPDLVLVDELAHTNVPGSRHPKRYQDVLEILDHGINVYSTLNVQHLESRASIVEEISGAPVMERVPDSILEVADEVELIDLVPEDLIKRLKEGKVYPGEKVPQALNSFFRVPNLTALRELSLSYTSKLVDRELSRLEPTKDSKLSEKILVAIGPSAGGAELIRYAKRIAFGLKCPWVTVYVDEGKNLSEEDKNTLRENLQFARELGSEILSLSEKDPVRGILRAVQRTKATHVVVGRSGKTRISWLLEGGSFVDRLSRESGDFQVILAPTDASKDKAPNRFSPFWWGARSKPVQYFLSFLALMGVTSFNLLLNTFAGYWSIGLIYLFFIMFVSLFAGRGPVLVTAALSAVFWNFLFIPPKFTFYIEKMEDWMMFGTYFLLAIVLGVLTTRLRSREDALQSGEEALSGLYRLSTSLSKAHSLDEIVSVAMESIRSTFHSPILLVLADKEGRLSNTPNAKSDFRPDMREFALANWTFQNRKPSGKSTDTVPMSRGLYLPLLSPGGCFGVLGLDREEKPPLELEEEALLFSMLSQLSLALERIQLLGIRATAKMAEESERFYSALFNSVSHDFRTPLTVIRASLDLLEGADPSLSTKDSSLVSEIRTAYKKLDRLVSDLLDMSRLESGKLHLDLQWEDPADLVNDAVKLAEDEKEGHSLVAIADENMPLVRMDHRLMGQVLVHLIQNAFLHSGKNTSVVLRASVPKDHLLLTVEDNGPGVPPGQEEKIFEKFLKGPGEVQGTGLGLSICRGLVEAQGGKIWAENKPEGGARFSIRIPVLTFPPLEDEFV
- the kdpB gene encoding potassium-transporting ATPase subunit KdpB is translated as MKNKNTSFFQDPKLILRAVLDSFLKLDPRIQWKNPVMFLVYVGAILTTVDLFSEKGNFYFGMQISLWLWATVLFANFAEALAEGRGKAKAESLKKTRKESQARKLNGSSEISLPSSELRTGDKVICEAGDLIPGDGEVIQGIASVDESAITGESAPVIRESGGDRSAVTGGTKVLSDKIIVQITTDPGKTFLDKMISLVEGASRQKTPNEIALSILLSALSLVFLVAITALVPAVFYSQKEGGGSLGLAGSFPALVGLLVCLIPTTIGGLLSAIGISGMDRLMRRNVIAKSGRAIEAAGDIDVLLLDKTGTITLGNRMATRFVPSPGISERTLADAAQLSSLSDETPEGRSIVVLAKEKFGLRARNLSELGGRFVPFTAKTKMSGVDFDPSPDRKSKPGIRKGASESIRNYIVSLGGEFPREVTDIVDEIAREGGTPLVVSEGREILGVVHLKDIVKGGIRERFARLRQMGIRTVMITGDNPLTAAAIAAEAGVDDFIAEATPETKLKRIREEQAGGKLVAMIGDGTNDAPALAQADVGVAMNTGTQTAREAGNMIDLDSNPTKLIEIVEIGKQLLMTRGSLTTFSIANDVSKYFVILPAMFAGLYPVFGKGALSILNILGFESPESAVLSAVIFNALILVFLVPLALKGVEYKPIGADSVLARNVFIYGFGGLILPFLAIKLIDMILKFTKGIFV